In the genome of Calderihabitans maritimus, the window TTAAATTTTTTAACGAGTAGAACCGCTACCCGAGTAATTGCTTCCTTCAATGGAGGCGTTAGTTGCATCTAGGCTTGTCCCAGTCACACAAACATTATAGCCCATTAATCCTTGAAAATCAAGTCAATTTTTCTTATCCATATCCCGCCCGCGCATTATTTGTCCCGCCGCCATTTTTCAAGCCTAACTTTAAGATACTCGTCCAATTGAGAATCCAGCGGAAAAGGATTACAAGGCTTAGAACTAAAGTACCGGCGGCTAGATTCTTCCGCCTGCTGGACCTTTCGGTACAACTCCCGTACCGAAAGGCGTAAGGCTCCTTTCCCCATGATCATCCTCTGTTCTGCCCAATCAGAAGTGGCCACCGAAACTAAGACGCCATCAGGCAGACGATCCACCAGTTTCTCTATGACCATATCTGCTGTTTCGCCTTCTCCGCTGTAGATAACTTCTACTCCAGATATGATTTCTTTTTTTTGAGTACTACCTTTAACATGATGAGCATCGAAAACGATTATGACTTTAATCCCTAAAAAGGCCTGGTAATTGCTAAACATTTCTATCAGTTTATCTCTAGCGTGCTCAAAGCTTTTTTCCTTCAAATGATTAAGCTCAGGCCAACCGTTAATGACGTTATAGCCGTCTATAACCAGATACTCTTCCACCTTAACCACCTACCAGACCTTTTTTAGATTCCCGTCCATCGTTGCCGAGCTGCCTCATACATAACTATAGAAGCAGCTACCGCCGCATTCAGAGAATCAATGTGCCCAACCATAGGTAAACGAACATGAAAATCACATTTTTCTTTTAATAGACGACTGATCCCTTTCCCTTCGCTGCCAATCACCAAAACCAAAGGTCCTTTTAAATCGACTTCATAATAAATTTGCGAAGCCTTAGCGTCTAGCCCTACTACCCAACAACCTTTTTCCTGTAAGAGCTGTGCCGTTTGAGGTAAATTAGCTACCCGTGCCACCGGTACATACTCTACCGCCCCTGCAGAGACTTTTTCTACCGTTGCGGTGAGTTGAACACTCCGCCGTTTGGGAATGATTATACCATGGCATCCTACGGCGTCCGCAGTACGCATAACTGCCCCTAAGTTTTGCGGATCCTCTATATGATCCAGCATTACGATAAACGGCGCTTCCCCCTTAACCTTGGCCTTTTCTAATATGTCATCAACCGTAACATAGTCTTTGGGAGAAGTATACGCCACTATCCCCTGGTGGCGACTGGTTTCAGTTATCCGGGCCAAATTTTCCCGTCTTACCTTTTGGACAGGAATTTGCCGACGCTTAGCCAGTTCATATATCTCCTTTACCGCGTAACTTTTAGCACCTTCCGCCACCAGTATTTTATTTATAGGTCTTCCTGCCTTGAGGGCTTCTAAAACAGCGTTACGTCCTAAGATAAGCCCGTCCACTGCTGTAACCACTCCTGTTAGTCTTTAAATTTTCTTCTAACCTCCTCCGCCCTTCCACAACTCATAGGACCTTCCGGGCAAGGTCCCATAAGACAAGCCGGTCCCGCATTTTCAAAAATATTGGGGGCCACTGCTTTCACTTTCTTCAACATTTCCTCTGCCAGGCGGCGTATTTCCCATTGAGCTCGGTTGCAACAGCGCAGGCGAAAGAAATGGAGTAACTCTCTGCCATTCATAGTGACCATTATTTTAGTTTCGGCAGCATTAGGCAACACAAATCGCGCGTCCTCATGGGCCGCTTCTCCGGCTTCCTCCAACTTTTCCACCCAAAAATCGTACCATTTCTGAATGGTTTTCATTTGCCTCTCGAACTCTTGGACATACTCAGGTCCTAAAGCTTCAATACGAGGCGGAATAATATACCCAAAAGTACCGTCGACGTTCCGGGAAC includes:
- a CDS encoding NYN domain-containing protein, yielding MEEYLVIDGYNVINGWPELNHLKEKSFEHARDKLIEMFSNYQAFLGIKVIIVFDAHHVKGSTQKKEIISGVEVIYSGEGETADMVIEKLVDRLPDGVLVSVATSDWAEQRMIMGKGALRLSVRELYRKVQQAEESSRRYFSSKPCNPFPLDSQLDEYLKVRLEKWRRDK
- the rlmB gene encoding 23S rRNA (guanosine(2251)-2'-O)-methyltransferase RlmB, which produces MDGLILGRNAVLEALKAGRPINKILVAEGAKSYAVKEIYELAKRRQIPVQKVRRENLARITETSRHQGIVAYTSPKDYVTVDDILEKAKVKGEAPFIVMLDHIEDPQNLGAVMRTADAVGCHGIIIPKRRSVQLTATVEKVSAGAVEYVPVARVANLPQTAQLLQEKGCWVVGLDAKASQIYYEVDLKGPLVLVIGSEGKGISRLLKEKCDFHVRLPMVGHIDSLNAAVAASIVMYEAARQRWTGI
- the thyX gene encoding FAD-dependent thymidylate synthase, whose protein sequence is MGRRELRVELLRYTHEPEEIVAMGAKLCYSAATIEELKEGIQQNDQREFIRKLMNMEHLSPVEHASFTFGIEGVSRSLLAQITRHRIASFSVKSQRYVKEDSSRNVDGTFGYIIPPRIEALGPEYVQEFERQMKTIQKWYDFWVEKLEEAGEAAHEDARFVLPNAAETKIMVTMNGRELLHFFRLRCCNRAQWEIRRLAEEMLKKVKAVAPNIFENAGPACLMGPCPEGPMSCGRAEEVRRKFKD